From one Bacteroides fragilis NCTC 9343 genomic stretch:
- a CDS encoding DUF4943 family protein codes for MLLTLVLSLLTCVSCSEETLDYNNPDVDLFVRQLKAGNYNTKSPKGFVEVPKFTEKDIPTLLNYAEDLTLITSFPLPPVSAYYSGKVRLGECMLWIVETIRLGHYASFGCKMVRANAENYEGIYFLTDEELLDAAARYRRWWENRQYPRTAWTIDACFDEPLCGSGYRWW; via the coding sequence ATGCTGCTCACACTTGTTCTGTCATTGCTTACTTGCGTAAGTTGCAGCGAAGAGACATTAGATTACAACAACCCCGATGTAGACCTTTTCGTAAGGCAACTCAAAGCGGGAAATTATAATACCAAGAGTCCGAAGGGCTTTGTAGAAGTACCTAAATTTACGGAGAAGGATATTCCGACATTGCTCAATTATGCCGAAGATCTGACTTTGATCACTTCTTTTCCGCTTCCGCCGGTGTCTGCTTATTATAGTGGCAAGGTCCGCTTGGGTGAATGTATGTTGTGGATTGTGGAAACCATCCGGTTAGGTCATTATGCTTCGTTTGGCTGCAAAATGGTGAGAGCCAATGCCGAGAACTATGAAGGTATCTATTTCCTGACTGATGAAGAGTTGCTCGATGCTGCTGCCCGATACCGTCGCTGGTGGGAAAACAGACAGTATCCTCGTACGGCATGGACCATCGACGCATGCTTTGACGAGCCCCTTTGCGGAAGCGGATACCGTTGGTGGTAA
- a CDS encoding DUF4858 domain-containing protein translates to MKRIVFLMLSLGMAVTLHAQWTAKDSVNLQRILNGKEDIKLNMDAVKQIDFNSSPTVPKMSKERPGLRLDETLPQVLEKKKVVLTLRPYTANTKYNWDPIYQKKIRVDADTWRGDPFVELYQTVPSNWAKNVYDKGIRSSYEEIRSSGLRHNLFGERANGMMVPTQSMVHTSAMKLGKSGVTVNGGTIGGLDLMTIFTKDFWDKKGRNRRSRTLEVLKAYGDSTTVLLPEPIVH, encoded by the coding sequence ATGAAACGTATTGTCTTTCTGATGCTGTCTTTAGGGATGGCAGTGACCCTTCATGCCCAATGGACCGCGAAAGATTCGGTGAATCTGCAGCGCATCCTGAATGGCAAAGAGGATATTAAGCTGAATATGGATGCTGTGAAACAGATTGATTTCAACAGTTCGCCGACTGTTCCTAAAATGTCGAAGGAACGGCCCGGTCTGAGATTGGATGAAACGCTTCCGCAGGTACTTGAAAAGAAGAAGGTGGTGCTGACCCTCCGTCCCTATACGGCCAATACCAAATATAATTGGGATCCTATTTATCAAAAGAAGATTCGGGTAGATGCCGATACATGGAGGGGAGATCCGTTTGTCGAGTTGTATCAGACGGTTCCTTCCAACTGGGCTAAGAATGTATATGATAAAGGTATACGCAGTTCATACGAAGAGATACGTTCCAGTGGATTGAGGCATAATCTGTTTGGCGAACGTGCCAATGGAATGATGGTGCCTACGCAGAGCATGGTACATACCTCTGCCATGAAACTTGGAAAAAGCGGCGTGACCGTGAATGGAGGTACGATTGGCGGACTTGATTTAATGACCATTTTTACAAAGGACTTCTGGGACAAGAAGGGACGCAACCGGAGATCGCGCACGTTGGAGGTGCTGAAGGCTTATGGCGATTCAACAACAGTGCTGCTTCCTGAACCGATTGTGCACTGA
- a CDS encoding NAD(P)H-dependent flavin oxidoreductase, whose translation MNRISSLFGIQYPIIQGGMVWCSGWKLASAVSNAGGLGLIGSGSMYPDVLREHIRKCRAATDKPFGVNIPLMYPQIEEIMNIVVEEGVKIVFTSAGNPKTWTGWLKERGITVAHVVSSSKFAMKCEEAGVDAIVAEGFEAGGHNGREETTTLCLIPAVREATTLPLIAAGGIGTGEAIFALMALGAEGVQMGTRFALTDESSASDIFKEYCLRLNEGDTKLLLKKLAPTRLVTNSFRDRVEAAEGRGASAEELRELLGRGRAKKGIFEGDLEEGELEIGQVAALFRRRQSVDEVMKELLEGYRRASDKIRSAGL comes from the coding sequence ATGAACAGAATTTCTTCTCTTTTCGGTATTCAGTATCCCATTATTCAGGGAGGTATGGTGTGGTGTAGCGGCTGGAAGCTTGCTTCGGCTGTCAGTAATGCCGGTGGTCTGGGACTGATAGGCTCCGGTTCGATGTATCCCGACGTTTTGCGTGAACATATTCGTAAATGCCGGGCGGCTACCGACAAACCTTTCGGGGTAAATATTCCGTTGATGTACCCACAGATAGAGGAAATCATGAACATCGTGGTGGAGGAAGGCGTCAAAATCGTATTTACCTCCGCCGGAAATCCGAAAACGTGGACCGGATGGTTGAAAGAGCGCGGCATCACAGTGGCACATGTCGTTTCTTCCTCCAAATTTGCCATGAAATGTGAAGAGGCGGGAGTCGATGCCATAGTGGCTGAAGGATTTGAAGCCGGCGGACATAACGGGCGGGAAGAGACTACAACTCTTTGCCTGATTCCGGCAGTGCGTGAAGCCACCACTTTACCTTTGATTGCAGCCGGAGGCATTGGTACGGGAGAGGCGATTTTTGCCCTGATGGCGTTGGGAGCCGAAGGAGTTCAGATGGGCACCCGTTTTGCTTTGACGGATGAAAGTTCGGCAAGCGACATTTTTAAAGAGTATTGCTTGCGGCTGAACGAAGGCGATACCAAATTATTGCTCAAAAAACTCGCACCGACCCGGCTTGTGACCAATTCGTTTCGTGATAGGGTAGAGGCCGCTGAAGGACGGGGGGCTTCTGCCGAGGAACTTCGTGAACTGTTGGGTAGAGGTCGTGCCAAGAAAGGAATCTTTGAAGGAGACCTGGAGGAAGGAGAACTCGAGATAGGACAGGTTGCTGCCCTGTTCCGCCGTAGACAAAGTGTGGACGAAGTGATGAAAGAACTTTTAGAAGGATACCGGAGGGCTTCGGACAAGATACGTTCTGCCGGGTTATAA
- the ald gene encoding alanine dehydrogenase, protein MIIGVPKEIKNNENRVGMTPSGVAELVKRGHTVYIQHTAGENSGFQDEAYTAVGAQILPTMEETYAMAQMIVKVKEPIAPEYRLIRKGQLLFTYFHFASDRELTLAMIENGSVCLAYETVEKADHSLPLLIPMSEVAGRMAIQEGARFLEKPQGGKGILPGGVPGVKPAKVLILGGGIVGSNAAQMAAGLGADVTIADINLSRLRYLSETLPKNVKTLYASEVRLKKELPDVDLVVGSVLIPGDKAPHLITRDMLKMMQPGTVLVDVAIDQGGCFETSHPTTHSEPTYVVDGIVHYAVANIPGAVPYTSTLALTNATLPYVIALANKGWRKACKEDPALALGLNVVEGKVVYRAIADVFGLKYEQLNLE, encoded by the coding sequence ATGATTATCGGAGTACCTAAGGAGATTAAGAACAACGAGAACCGTGTGGGCATGACGCCCTCGGGAGTCGCCGAGTTAGTGAAACGCGGGCATACTGTATACATACAGCACACCGCAGGAGAGAACAGTGGTTTTCAGGACGAGGCATATACAGCCGTAGGAGCACAAATACTGCCCACTATGGAAGAGACATACGCTATGGCCCAGATGATAGTAAAAGTAAAAGAACCTATCGCACCGGAGTACAGACTGATCCGCAAAGGACAGTTGTTGTTCACTTATTTCCATTTCGCTTCCGATAGAGAGTTGACTCTTGCCATGATAGAGAACGGCTCGGTCTGCCTGGCTTACGAAACAGTGGAAAAAGCCGACCATTCTCTCCCGCTGCTGATACCTATGAGTGAAGTAGCAGGACGCATGGCCATACAGGAAGGTGCCCGTTTTCTGGAAAAGCCACAAGGTGGAAAAGGCATTTTGCCGGGTGGTGTACCGGGGGTAAAGCCGGCAAAAGTGTTAATCCTGGGTGGAGGGATCGTAGGTAGTAATGCGGCCCAGATGGCAGCCGGATTGGGAGCCGATGTCACAATTGCAGACATCAACCTGAGCCGTCTTCGCTACCTGAGCGAGACGTTACCGAAAAATGTAAAAACACTATACGCCTCGGAAGTGAGGCTGAAAAAAGAGTTGCCGGACGTGGATCTTGTAGTAGGTTCGGTACTGATTCCGGGAGACAAGGCTCCGCACCTGATCACCCGTGATATGCTGAAAATGATGCAACCGGGTACGGTATTGGTAGATGTAGCCATCGACCAGGGAGGATGTTTCGAGACTTCGCATCCCACAACTCATAGTGAACCGACGTATGTAGTCGATGGAATCGTACATTATGCTGTAGCCAATATTCCGGGGGCAGTGCCTTACACCTCTACATTGGCATTGACCAACGCCACTCTGCCCTATGTCATAGCATTGGCAAACAAAGGATGGAGAAAGGCATGCAAGGAAGATCCGGCGCTGGCTTTAGGTCTGAATGTGGTAGAAGGGAAAGTGGTATATCGAGCGATAGCCGATGTATTCGGCCTGAAATACGAGCAATTGAACTTAGAATAA
- a CDS encoding M23 family metallopeptidase, giving the protein MKQYIVALMLACSIQGHSQDVKQATFVSPFDFTLTLSGNFGEIRANHFHGGLDFKTQGVIGKPVRALADGYISRIRVTNGSGHVLDVVYNNGYTTINRHLSGFMPDIARRVEKLQYEKEDWEVEIVPEPGEYPVKAGQQIAWSGNTGYSFGPHLHLDVMETATGESIDPMPFFKSKIKDNTAPRAEGIMLFPQPGSGVVGGSPERQSFPINTARPIEAWGVIGSGIKAYDYMDGVHNRYGVHTVVLRVDGTEVFRSVVDRFSQDENRMINSWTCGQYMKSFIDPGNTLRMLRASNDNRGLVTIDEERDYKFEYELKDAFGNTSRYRFTVRGKRQPIQPLGHREKYFFAWDKTNFLQEPGLTLTVPRGMLYDNVPLNYEVHSDSGAIAYTYQLNDEKVPLHGECELRIGLRRQPVADSTKYYVARVTPKGSMYSAGGTYEDGFMKTRIRELGTYTVAVDTVPPEITPVGKNTWGRNGKVVYRLKDKETGIRAYRGTIDGKFALFGRPNLTKSHWECKLDPKHVKKGVRHTVVMTATDDCGNETTVRDTFVW; this is encoded by the coding sequence ATGAAACAGTATATAGTTGCCTTGATGCTTGCCTGCAGCATTCAGGGACATTCACAAGATGTGAAGCAGGCTACTTTTGTTTCTCCATTTGACTTTACACTGACTCTGAGCGGCAACTTCGGAGAAATCCGGGCTAACCATTTTCATGGAGGGCTCGATTTCAAGACTCAGGGTGTCATTGGCAAACCGGTACGTGCGCTCGCCGACGGATATATTTCCCGTATTCGCGTCACCAATGGGTCGGGACATGTACTCGATGTGGTGTATAACAACGGTTATACGACAATCAACCGACACTTGAGCGGTTTCATGCCCGATATTGCCCGGAGAGTGGAGAAACTGCAATATGAAAAAGAAGATTGGGAAGTCGAGATTGTTCCCGAGCCGGGTGAATATCCGGTGAAGGCCGGGCAGCAAATAGCCTGGAGCGGTAATACCGGTTATTCATTCGGTCCGCATCTGCATCTGGATGTGATGGAGACCGCTACCGGTGAATCGATTGATCCGATGCCCTTTTTCAAGTCGAAAATAAAAGATAACACCGCTCCGCGGGCAGAAGGAATCATGCTGTTTCCACAGCCGGGAAGTGGGGTAGTGGGAGGGAGCCCGGAACGGCAGAGCTTCCCGATAAACACAGCGCGTCCCATCGAGGCATGGGGAGTGATCGGGTCGGGCATCAAGGCCTACGATTATATGGATGGTGTGCACAACCGTTATGGAGTGCATACCGTTGTGCTTAGAGTGGACGGTACGGAAGTGTTCCGCAGTGTGGTCGACCGTTTTTCACAGGATGAAAACCGGATGATAAACTCTTGGACCTGCGGACAATATATGAAGTCGTTTATTGATCCGGGCAATACGCTCCGCATGCTTCGGGCTTCGAACGACAACCGGGGACTGGTCACCATTGATGAAGAGCGGGACTATAAGTTCGAATACGAATTGAAGGATGCTTTCGGCAATACTTCCCGCTACCGTTTTACGGTGCGTGGAAAGAGACAGCCGATTCAGCCGCTCGGGCATCGGGAGAAATATTTCTTTGCCTGGGATAAGACGAACTTTCTGCAAGAACCCGGATTGACCCTTACCGTTCCCCGGGGAATGTTATACGATAATGTGCCTCTCAACTACGAAGTGCATTCCGATAGTGGGGCGATAGCCTATACTTATCAGTTGAATGACGAGAAAGTGCCGTTGCACGGGGAATGTGAGTTGCGTATCGGTCTCCGACGTCAGCCGGTTGCCGACAGCACCAAGTATTATGTGGCACGTGTCACTCCCAAAGGAAGTATGTACAGTGCCGGAGGTACTTACGAGGATGGATTTATGAAGACCCGAATCCGTGAATTGGGAACTTATACGGTTGCTGTAGACACAGTGCCCCCCGAAATTACCCCGGTAGGTAAGAATACCTGGGGCCGTAATGGGAAGGTCGTTTACAGGTTGAAGGACAAAGAAACCGGCATCCGTGCCTATCGTGGAACTATCGATGGAAAATTTGCCTTGTTCGGACGTCCCAACTTGACCAAATCCCATTGGGAGTGTAAGCTCGATCCTAAGCATGTCAAGAAGGGGGTACGTCACACTGTAGTAATGACTGCGACAGACGATTGCGGAAACGAAACAACGGTTCGAGACACCTTTGTCTGGTAG
- a CDS encoding C69 family dipeptidase, whose product MKRIFLFAALLTAAVAETFACTNLIVGKNASTDGSTIVSYSADSYGLFGELYHYPAATYPKGTMMDIHEWDTGKYLGQIEQARQTYNVIGNMNEFQVTIGETTFGGRPELVDTLGIIDYGSLIYVGLQRSRTAREAIKVMTELVQEYGYYSSGESFTIADPNEIWIMEMIGKGPGIRGAVWVAVRVPDDCISAHANQSRIHQFDMADKANCMYSNDVISFAREKGYFSGVNKDFSFADAYAPLDFGARRFCEARVWSYFNMFTDQGEAYLPYIQGKTNDPMPLFVKPKRKLSVQDVKNAMRDHYEGTALDISNDFGAGPYKTPYRLSPLTFKVGDQEYFNERPISTQQSGFVFVAQMRANLPDAVGGVLWFGTDDANMTVFTPVYCCTTKAPVCYTRVDGADYITFSWNSAFWIFNWVANMVYPRYDLMIGDVRATQNELETTFNEAQEGIEAAAVKLYEKNPETAVKFLTNYTDMTAQSTFNTWKRLGEFIIVKYNDGVIRKMKDGKFERNAIGQPAGVVRPGYSKEFLEEYVKQTGERYKVTE is encoded by the coding sequence ATGAAAAGAATCTTTCTCTTTGCCGCTCTTCTGACTGCGGCAGTGGCGGAAACCTTCGCCTGTACTAACTTAATTGTCGGCAAGAATGCGTCTACTGACGGTTCAACCATCGTTTCCTATTCGGCCGACTCGTACGGACTTTTTGGCGAGCTGTATCACTATCCGGCAGCCACATATCCCAAAGGCACCATGATGGATATTCACGAATGGGATACCGGCAAATATCTGGGACAGATCGAACAGGCACGCCAGACTTATAATGTAATCGGTAATATGAACGAGTTTCAGGTAACCATCGGTGAGACGACTTTTGGAGGCCGTCCCGAATTGGTGGATACGTTGGGAATTATCGACTACGGAAGCCTGATTTACGTGGGGTTGCAACGTTCGCGTACTGCCCGTGAAGCCATCAAGGTGATGACTGAACTGGTGCAGGAATACGGATATTACAGCAGTGGCGAGTCGTTCACCATTGCCGATCCCAATGAAATATGGATTATGGAGATGATAGGTAAAGGTCCCGGCATCCGGGGAGCCGTATGGGTAGCTGTCCGAGTGCCGGACGACTGCATTTCGGCACATGCCAACCAGTCGCGCATCCATCAGTTCGATATGGCTGACAAGGCCAACTGCATGTATTCTAATGACGTTATTTCTTTTGCCCGCGAAAAAGGATATTTCAGCGGTGTGAACAAAGACTTCAGCTTTGCCGATGCTTATGCACCGCTCGATTTCGGTGCCCGCCGTTTCTGTGAAGCCCGTGTGTGGAGCTACTTCAATATGTTTACCGACCAAGGTGAAGCCTATCTGCCTTATATCCAAGGAAAGACCAATGACCCTATGCCTCTGTTCGTAAAGCCGAAACGCAAACTCTCCGTTCAGGATGTAAAGAATGCCATGCGCGACCATTATGAAGGAACCGCCCTCGACATCAGCAATGATTTTGGTGCCGGACCTTATAAAACACCTTACCGCCTCTCTCCGCTGACTTTCAAGGTAGGCGACCAGGAGTATTTCAATGAGCGTCCCATCTCTACACAACAGAGCGGTTTCGTTTTTGTGGCTCAGATGCGTGCCAATCTTCCCGATGCTGTAGGCGGTGTGCTTTGGTTTGGTACGGATGATGCCAACATGACTGTTTTCACTCCCGTATATTGTTGTACTACCAAAGCTCCGGTATGCTATACGCGTGTAGACGGTGCCGATTACATCACCTTCTCCTGGAACTCCGCTTTTTGGATTTTCAACTGGGTGGCCAACATGGTATATCCCCGCTACGATTTGATGATCGGCGATGTACGTGCTACGCAGAACGAACTTGAAACCACCTTCAACGAGGCACAGGAAGGTATTGAAGCAGCTGCTGTTAAGTTGTACGAGAAGAATCCGGAAACGGCTGTGAAGTTTCTGACCAACTATACCGACATGACAGCGCAAAGCACTTTCAATACTTGGAAACGCTTGGGCGAATTTATCATTGTGAAGTACAATGATGGTGTCATCCGTAAGATGAAGGACGGCAAGTTCGAGCGTAATGCCATTGGTCAACCCGCAGGCGTGGTACGTCCGGGCTATTCAAAGGAATTCCTTGAAGAGTATGTGAAGCAAACAGGAGAACGCTATAAGGTAACCGAATAA